The nucleotide window CCTAGCAGCCCAAGAATACTTCAGAGCTCAGCTTCTGGGTGGTTCTTTCACTAAGCAAAATAATAAGGCACAGGGATTTTACAAATCCCATAATCATGTAAAATTGCTCGATCAGAAATCCCTTGATCAGCTATCCCTTGACCAATAAAGTGGCAAAGTATTGGCCTCAGTCTGTTGTATGCTTGTATCAGTTGTCCTTGCACTGTATGTTGGTTGAACAGTAAGTAAAATCAGGAATCTCATTCCAGGAAGAGGAGCTGGAACGTCTCGAGAGAGAATTTGCCATTCAGTCGCAGATTACAGAGGCAGCTCGGCGCTTAGCCAGTGACCCTCATGTAAGTAAAAAGCTGAAGAAACAGAGAAAAACCTCATACCTCAATGCTCTGAAGAAACTACAGGAAATTGAGAACTCCATTAATGAGTACCGCATCAAGTCTGGCAAAAAGCCCACCCAGAGAGCATCTTTAATCATAGATGGTGAGATatgttttctatttctatttttagagtacaatattaaaatgagttctgttttgcttttatacataccaataaataaaaattctttactaTGGTTACAGAACACGATAGACCTAATTCACAAAGCTAATGCACCAGATGAGTATCCTTAAAGAGTAATTATACAATGGGGTTGATGTTGAGGTGCACttcttccttcagaagaggaaaAGCAATGTCAAAGCAAAATCACTTTCAGGAAGTGCACCTCAATCCACTGCAGCCCCACGCAAATACATGTGCgaaatggttcccaactgttcCCTTCAGTGAAATAGTGCACCGTTGACCCTGCATTAAAAGACCAAAGTTCCTGCCATTtcttctgctatatatatatatatatatatattttatagtagcAGAACTAAGCAGGTGACAgcgtcctggaaggaatgggtggcccaggcactcctcccttttttcCAATGGGGATGTCACCTgcccaataacaataaaaaggattCAGGTCTTTGAGACTACAGGAAGTTGCAaactgaggccaggtggctcaggtgaagAGGCTGTCTAGCCTGTATAGACCCACAGAGATGTGTTTGTATAACTTATAAAATAGACATATTGGGTGACTGTTATCTTCTTTACCAtccaataaaatttgaaacatagGATCACATGGCTAAAAAAGAAGTGGTGTTTAATCTTTGTGAATTGAGGATATTGAACCccttaaaaatcctgttttccgAACAGTAAAACTTTGCACACTTTATACATATGTAGCAGGTATAACGCaataaaactcttttttcttttttcatagaaGCAAACCTGGGCAGTGAAGACAGCTCACTCTCGGATGCACTGGTACTAGAAGATGGTATGTATTTTACACTGATACTTTGATTTAGAATTTCCTTTTCAGTCACAATAGTACATAGTTTACTGTGTTTGCTGTACATCTTACAAGTATTAAGTGTAATTAACTTGTGTCGGAGAAATTAATATAGAATATTACCTTAGTATATGGAATATTTCGGTCTACAACCATATTTATTTCAGAACTGAGCAGTGAACACATTGACTTTAGGCATATGGCGTAATGGATTTCATTTGCATAGCCGTTGTGCAATGAGCAAATTCACAATAAGACCCCACCAACATTACCCCATAGATACAGATATACTGCCTCTTGcataaacaatattacatttttagaggATTGAATATGCCAttaaacatatatgtttttaGCCCTTGGATGTCCATTGCTGTTTCATACTTTTATAGTCCAAAATAATGTGaactatttactattattttgatttttactttatacctaGATGATTCCCAGGCTCCTAGCATCCTGTCACCTATGCAGTCCCCTCATAAAGGCCTGCCACCAAGACCACCATCACATGGCAGACCGCACCCTCCTCAATCATTGGATGGACTGAGACAGTTGCACTATCAGAGAAATGACTATGACAAGTCGCCAATAAAACCCAAAATGTGGAGTGAATCTTCTTTAGATGAACCTTATGAAAAAGTGAAGAAACGGTCAACACACAGTCATTCCAGGTATCTGGTAGTCTATTAGCAGTCTTCTACACTTGTGTGCCTGTATACTGTTGTATACTTCAGGAGTATTAGATTCTCAAGTCAGACTTTATGCACATGATTTAGATAGCAATGCTTTTGTGCTCTGCTGCTCACTAGGCTTTTTTAAAAGCACTAATTCATACTAAATATTCTCCAATAGTTCAAATACACAATACATCTTATGTcaatcttttctgttttatttgcttgGTAAGCAGTGGAACAGAACTGATATATTTAGCActgaatatattgaaataaaaaataaacttgcctaAAGCTAAATGTTCCCTATGGTGCACTAATTGTCCAGGATGTTATGCAGTTATTTCAAAATCAATATCACTAGATGAATGTGCAAAGCACCCATGGGTAACTTTGCTTTTAATACAAAATGGTAGTTATACAGTTACCACTTCCTCTACTAATGGGCTTATTTCCATTTCAGTAACCACAAACGGTTCCCCAGTACAGGGAGCTGCTCAGAAGCTGGCGGGAGTAACTCTCTACAGAACAGTCCAATCCGGACTCTTCCTCACTGGAACTCCCAGTCCAGCATGCCATCCACACCAGATCTGCGAATACGAAGTCCACATTATGTCCATTCAACCAGGTAAAATATATTGTCCAAATGATTCTCCTCTCtcacattttatttgcaataatcCCAATCATATTGTTCTGTTTGTAATAATCTATTAAAGTTCCAATGACTGAAACGTATTCCTAAGTCTTTCCAGtgcaaatcaaacaaaaaaggtTAGGTTAATAATTTCCTATCAAACAAAGTTGTCACTATTTATAGCTATGGGGATGTCAGTAGAACTTTTTGCAGTTACAAAATgaagtttaacattttatatgtacTTCTCCATGTTTTTTGTTAAGATATTGGTTTTATGCTATGTTTAAAGATCGGTGGATATCAGTCCTACAAGACTTCACAGCTTGGCACAGCACTTTAGGCACCGCAGTTCTAGTTTGGAGTCACAAGGAAAACTGTTGGGCTCTGAAAATGAGACTGGGAGTCCAGATTTCTACACTCCAAGGACTCGTAGCAGTAATGGTTCTGACCCTATGGATGATTGTTCCTCTTGTACTAGCCATTCCAGTTCTGAACACTATTACCCAGCCCAGATGAACCCTAAGTATTCAACGCTGGCTGAGGATTCCCCATCCAAAGCCAGGGAACGCCAGAGACACAGACATAAACCTAATGGAAACCTTGTATCCTCCAATTCAGGGAGCATGCCCaacctggctgccaggaatggAACCGGACACCATGGTGTATATTTGCATAGTCAGAGCCAACCTTCATCACAATACAGGATCAAAGAGTATCCATTATACATTGAAGGAAGCTCCACTCCTGTTGTTGTGCGGAGTCTAGAAAACGATCAAGAGGGACATTACAGCGTTAAAGCACAATTTAAAACATCAAACTCCTATACTGCAGGAGGGATGTATAAAGAGAACTGGCATGGGGATGACACTGTGGACTCTGTGAGGCTTACACCTTCTCGTTCTCAGATTGTAAGGACTCCGTCACTTGGGAGAGAAGGCCAGGAGAAAGGTTCAGGCAGAACTGTGGTGTCTGATGAGTTGCGACAGTGGTACCACAGGTCCACCTCATCTCATAAGGAGCACAATAGACTTTCACATACTAGTTCCAACTCCTCAGACAGTGGCTCTCAATATAGCACATCTCAAAGCACCTACGTGGCACATAGCAGGGTAACAAGGATGCCTCCAGTGTGTAAAGCAACAACAGGTAAGGAATATTTAGAAAGGTTCCTATTGATATAATGTGGTATTGCTCTGCTGGACTTTCTGGCACCATGCATTAGAGTCTCTTATGTAAAATGCAGTTCACTTGAACTGCTAGTCTATGTAGTATTTACATAAATCAAATCGTTGTGTTATGATCATTTCAAGATTGTATGAATAAATTGACtattaagaaatattttgtaaCCATTCTAGAAGTGGCTGCACCACAAAAGATTCTTTATCAAGTGGCTTTTATTTCAATAGGTAGAAATATGTTGTTTCTGGATAAGGAACTAAAACTCGAATAGGGTTTGCTGATATTGCTGTCAGAACTCAACAATTGTAGGAAAAGTATTGCTTTATTATTACCTGTTTATCATTCATACCTGCTTACCTTCTAAATGATGATAGTTGATGTGGGCACCCGATAGCTGACATCTGCAGTATAttaccttttctgtttttagttatCGATGGTGCAGGACAGGTTGCatgaaagtgaatgtaaacacTCTTCTTTTTGGTCTCCTTTTGTTATGCCTTTGATTCATCCTGCCAAAAATCCAATGCTGCCCTATGTACTCCTAAAGTGAAATCTTAAGCAGTGTTATCAGTACTactacagtgtgtgtgtataaatacaaTATCGAGAGAGAAAGAGATTGATTTGTTTGTTCTTCAACATCTCCCTCCCTGTTCTttgcaaatgttacaaatgtcATAATGCAACTTTTAATAAGCCTTGCACCACTTTAACAACTGTCTGTCACGCCATAAAGAAGTGCTCTGGTGCTTAGCAATAATGCTTCATAGCAAATTACAATTTGCTGTTAATTAGGATGTTTTGTTGTTAGGATAGCGTTACATTGTGAGAAACTCCAAACGGTTTTCTCCCCCTGCATCTCCTCTTATTTTCGCCAGTTTTTCTCAGTGGGTGGTCTACTCTTTGCAGGGTGGAGAATATGAGGCAAATCTCTCTACACTTCATACAATGTATAGCGGGTAGACAGGATGTTCTCAGCCTGCTGGCTCATAACCATACAGATGTTCCTATGATCCTTTGTACTTTATTTTCCCTTGTATTAAATATTGTTCACTGATCTTATTTTTCTGTTAGGTTTCATTTTGTGTAGTTTTAGCTAATGCAGAGaggtagaacaaaaaaaattattattatactccATTTTCCTGTATAGGTTTATGTCCATTATTGATAGTGGGATTTGTATTGCTGCTGGTGACCCCATTGTGGAATTTTGACATTTTCAGTACTGAGGAGCATTGCACACAAAAGTGGTACTGCTGGAAGGAAGGGAGGCAGGATAGCCTTATAGCACATAACAATAAATTGTGGTTGCTACTACAAGAAGAAAGATTTCCCCAGTATGGTTGATGATGTCACttggaaagaaagtaaaaaaaaagatctctgcAACCATTCCAAAATTAAATACTCGAAGTCTGGCTGGGAGTTCTCTTTGACCCCGACGGTAGCTTTGTCTAATGTTCACTTTAGTTTTGCTTACAGTTTGATTGTTTTGTAGTAAACACTCAGATTATGTCTGTGTAATGGTAATGTGAGGTTATAGAGCACTACAAACATGCTTCATTTATTCTAAATTAGTAAGAAGATATAAATGTACAACTGAATACATTtgttctaatatattttattcaagcaCAGGCCTAGATATTGTTTGATATGTTCTGTCATTAAAAGGATTTCATCAGCATATCGAATTTCTTCGAAATGAAAGGCTCATGTGGTGCTTTTTTTGCTGTGGTCTTTCAAAGTTTGCCCAGAGCCAACACATGAATGTTAATGAAGTCTTATTGTAACACAAAACTTTATAAGTACCGTTTCCATGGCAACCCTTGTGTCAGTTTGTCTGGCTGAATGACTCCAGGAATGCATTGGTCAGAGAGTGTAGAATGTGTGCTGGTCATGGTATGATTGTACCGGCTTATCACTGGGGGATGAGGAACTCTTCTTCTCTTTGCACTGCAATCCTTCATAAGACATTTTAGGGGATTGCAACTTTTATTTGACATTGCAATATTAAATCACCTGCTTGTTCTTTGGTTCCTATCCAGGTTTTTATTACACCagtgaatgtgtttatttatttatttgcccaGGAATATAAAGCATGATCACTCTAAATATAATGTCTCATGCACCGGACTGATTAGTTCCGATGTAACCTGTTTTTACACGTTTGCTCTCGTAACATAATATTTGACAGCTTGGAAAGGGTCCATCAGTGAAGAAAAAGTTGTTTTAGATCTTTTGTTACAAATATTCAGCCAATGCACTCGCTGACTacacatttactaaatatatagTGAAATGGCCGGAACATAATCCATATGCATCATCACATATGGCCACATCTTTTCTCCTTGGCTTGATATGCACCTGGATTTGGCCTTTACTATAGATGGGCTTAGGTTACAAGTTGGGTCTCCTaaggccaaataaaaaaaaatagtatttgtttttatttcttgaaaGAGCAGTCTACAAGTGTGTTGGCTGGCTGAGCCAGAAAGTGCAGTAACAGATGGACCTGGCAGCTGGTCAATAATAGTGTGTAGGATAAATCTGTACAGCAGCTAGCAAGAAATGCCTTTACATCAACATTCTAAGTTAAAATGAATCAGCATGTTCATGGTACTAATAAATGCTGATAGA belongs to Pyxicephalus adspersus chromosome 2, UCB_Pads_2.0, whole genome shotgun sequence and includes:
- the FRMD4A gene encoding FERM domain-containing protein 4A isoform X2; the protein is MAISQHQFYLDRKQSKSKIHAARSLSEIAIDLTETGTLKTSKLANMGSKGKIISGSSGSLLSSGSQESDSSQSAKKDMLAALKSRQEALEETLRQRLEELKKLCLREAELTGKLPREYPLDPGEEPPTVRRRIGTSFKLDEEKLLAKGEEEELERLEREFAIQSQITEAARRLASDPHVSKKLKKQRKTSYLNALKKLQEIENSINEYRIKSGKKPTQRASLIIDEANLGSEDSSLSDALVLEDDDSQAPSILSPMQSPHKGLPPRPPSHGRPHPPQSLDGLRQLHYQRNDYDKSPIKPKMWSESSLDEPYEKVKKRSTHSHSSNHKRFPSTGSCSEAGGSNSLQNSPIRTLPHWNSQSSMPSTPDLRIRSPHYVHSTRSVDISPTRLHSLAQHFRHRSSSLESQGKLLGSENETGSPDFYTPRTRSSNGSDPMDDCSSCTSHSSSEHYYPAQMNPKYSTLAEDSPSKARERQRHRHKPNGNLVSSNSGSMPNLAARNGTGHHGVYLHSQSQPSSQYRIKEYPLYIEGSSTPVVVRSLENDQEGHYSVKAQFKTSNSYTAGGMYKENWHGDDTVDSVRLTPSRSQIVRTPSLGREGQEKGSGRTVVSDELRQWYHRSTSSHKEHNRLSHTSSNSSDSGSQYSTSQSTYVAHSRVTRMPPVCKATTAALPHGQRSSTPCSDLTATPPSSPHHILTWQTGTYDNYYLDSALYSELPDVQWYGQEKAKPGTLV
- the FRMD4A gene encoding FERM domain-containing protein 4A isoform X1, whose translation is MSIVESLPTYGVHYYAVKDKQGIPWWLGLSYKGIFQYDHHDKVKPRKIFQWRQLENLYFREKKFSVEVHDPRRASVTRRTFGHGGIAVHTWYACPALIKSIWAMAISQHQFYLDRKQSKSKIHAARSLSEIAIDLTETGTLKTSKLANMGSKGKIISGSSGSLLSSGSQESDSSQSAKKDMLAALKSRQEALEETLRQRLEELKKLCLREAELTGKLPREYPLDPGEEPPTVRRRIGTSFKLDEEKLLAKGEEEELERLEREFAIQSQITEAARRLASDPHVSKKLKKQRKTSYLNALKKLQEIENSINEYRIKSGKKPTQRASLIIDEANLGSEDSSLSDALVLEDDDSQAPSILSPMQSPHKGLPPRPPSHGRPHPPQSLDGLRQLHYQRNDYDKSPIKPKMWSESSLDEPYEKVKKRSTHSHSSNHKRFPSTGSCSEAGGSNSLQNSPIRTLPHWNSQSSMPSTPDLRIRSPHYVHSTRSVDISPTRLHSLAQHFRHRSSSLESQGKLLGSENETGSPDFYTPRTRSSNGSDPMDDCSSCTSHSSSEHYYPAQMNPKYSTLAEDSPSKARERQRHRHKPNGNLVSSNSGSMPNLAARNGTGHHGVYLHSQSQPSSQYRIKEYPLYIEGSSTPVVVRSLENDQEGHYSVKAQFKTSNSYTAGGMYKENWHGDDTVDSVRLTPSRSQIVRTPSLGREGQEKGSGRTVVSDELRQWYHRSTSSHKEHNRLSHTSSNSSDSGSQYSTSQSTYVAHSRVTRMPPVCKATTAALPHGQRSSTPCSDLTATPPSSPHHILTWQTGTYDNYYLDSALYSELPDVQWYGQEKAKPGTLV